The nucleotide window AATACATTTTGGTATTAGAAActataaagaagaaattaaatacacaGCTCTTGGGGTTCTCACGTGGCTTATGATTCATTTCCTGAAATATGTGTATGACTGCAGTTGGACTGATTTTGCCCAGGCCTTGTGTGCCATGGCAGCATGTGAAGCTATTTTAAGAGGTTTTTCTACTCACTGGCCCGCTCAAGAAGCTGGGATATTTGTTTGTTCATatcatgtattttaaatatccTAGCATAAGATTGCCAGCAGAAGACAATCCTTGTTTAAGATTAGCTTAGTTAAAATTAGGAGTgccttcaaaaataaattagagtGGTCCAGCTTGTACAGAGTTTTTGGACAGATTACATTTAGTCATCATTAGCACACATGCTTGGCTTTTTTCCAGACTTTGGCAAGTCCTGCAGAGatcagagaataaaaatacCTTTCCAGTCTTCTACATTCTTCATCAATCCCCATATAATTACACCAGCACTCAGAATTTAAGAAAATCAttctaaaataagaaaatgtttgtATTTGATGGATCAGGAACTGAATGAAGGTGCTGTCTTCTATGTCTGTGGTTTTGCAATCGGACGAAAAGTTGCTTTAATTAAAGATGCTATAGTTTTACTCAGACATATATTTAAATAAGTGAATCAGGATGTAGAAGAGGGAATCTATCTGTATTCCAGCCTTtagctgtgtttttttttccctacactGTTGCTATGGAGAAgcatataaatatttgtatcaCAAACTAATTTTACTTCCCTTATAGATGGCATGgaaatacagataaaaatgGTAAAGAAAAGTTGTTGTAGTTGTGTTTTAGCATTCAGAGTAGTGTTTTGGAATAGGTTCAGGCCCAGACTAGCAGTGCCtagcaggaaagaaaaggtaGAAGGTGCTGTGTTGAAGCATCCAACATCTTTGTATCCCATGTTGTGGGATAGAAACTGAATGATAGTGTACACTTTATTTTCAGCTTCATCTTTTCCAATTTTGTTATAGTATTATTAGATACTTCTCTTTATAATGGGTCATATGTCATGGGCCATTTCTATGAGGTCAAATACAAATGTAAAAGAACTTCAGCTCAGTAGCACACGTCCATCCTCCACTGGGGGAATGACACAGAACCCACACAGCGGCCTAGGAGTTGAAAGCTGCAACAATTGTTTCTTTGTATGATCACTCACATTTTTTCGTGTCCAGTCTTTTCGTTTCCTTCTCTGCCCAATTGCCTCCAAGGAGGCAGTGATGCTGGGCATGAGTGAattcagcagtgctgtgcaTCTCCTTGCCTCAGCTCCTCAGCCTGTCCTTTGGGCTGGTCTCCCTCTTATCTCCTTCCTGTGACTGTTGTCTCTTGTTTTTTCGGGGGGCTCCAGTCACTCTGGCTATTTCGTGGTGTATCAGGTGCTTCCAGCCTTCCAGACATTGCCGGGCCCTTGACTGACAATCCCCAGGTGATGTGTGAGAGATGCCTTCAGCACAGTTTAAACTCTTTCTTGTTGCCTCTGTGAGTTCTGTGTTATGAAACATTCTCTTTAACAAGAAGCTTCACAGAGTGGCTCTGTTTTCTCTTACTCAGCAGATGTTTTCATCACCTGGGATTGTTATCCTGGTTTCGCATGGTGACATGTCTCTGGTGACATCCTAggataatgaaaacaaaactggtTATCAACAGGATTGGAGATAACATGTACCACTATAGCAGTCTGCTACCTCCTTCCTATAtcacaggatttttttattcaattcaacaacaacaaaagaaatacTGAGTAAAAATTAACAGATTGTTGCAATGGGAAGTGGGGGTAGCAGCTTGTCAGTCCATTGACCCTTTGAGATCAACTTAAAAGCCTAAATATTTTGGGCTAAATGACTTTCACATAAGGCATTATCCATCACAAAAAAAACTAATTAACATACTAGTTGCATTGCCATTTGATGCTAAAGTAATGCCTCTGTTAAAATCGtatattttgtaaaaatcaGGCAATGACaggtggtttgtttttaaatgctcaagctctttttttggggtggttttattAGTCACTTGGATTCTGGAGTGTCCTGCGATGGGCTGTAACTGGTTTAATTCCTCCTGCTGCCGCTGTACCCAGCGTCTCTCCGTTCTTCTCTCCCCTGGCAGCAAATGCAGCTGGCGGCGGAGTCGCTGGAGGAGTAAACACGGAGGAATGAGGATGACTAAGGCGGTCACAAGTGAGGCGGAGCCAGCGTCTGTGGTCGTGTGTGGCGCTCGGAGTGCACCCTCCACCATCTACTGAGTAGGTGGCACCTGCTTATATGAAATTTGGTAAATAATCTTTGCCTGACACTgtaaaaaactgtattttcttctgctctctTTGTTTCTCATGTGCAATTGCTTGTGAAGGTAATACCAAATAAAGCACTACAGCTTATGCCAGGTCTGGATAAAACCCGCCAGACTCCCTGTGCTTGAGTGATTGAAAACAGATCCTGTGAGGAGGCATCCAGAAGCTAGCTAGAATTTTCAGCTGCAACTTTctaaagagggagaaaaaagcagaCTGTTATTTAATTTACTCTCCCTTTATGGTTATTGCCCCTTTTGTTCCTTCATTACAATAGCTAATCAATCCTCTATTAGTTCAAAAATTTGCTTATTAGCTACTGCTTGTCCACAGCAAATTAATTTAAGTATGTTATACATTTCATAGGGAACAACAATGTATTTCATTATGTGATCTGAGAAATAGTTGAACATAAGTATTTATAGAGTATGTGTTATATACTTCTGTTTGCTAGTTCTCTAAACAGGTCCcagctaaaatattttcaaaagctaggtaaaaaaaaattagtaggAAACAGATTGCTGATCAGTGACTTATGaagcatatttattttctaattgaTATTGGATTTTGGTATCACTCCCCTGGATTCTGAATTGCAGTATTGTATGAATGGCTCTTCTGGTTAAATGAACCAACAGGAAACAGATCAATTAAACTTGATATTTGATACACCAAGTACTTGTGTTTGTAGTGAATATCTGATTTCGTTTTCCTTGCATTTCACAAAAAGGTAGCTGTCCTAATGTTTCATTGTTTTCTGACAGTAATAGGACAAAATCTACAGTGTTTGCTGTGACCTTGAGATAGTTTATTTTTGGCTGCTGTGATGTTCAGTTTCAGTGGATGTAACTGTATGTGGTAGTTGCTGGAATTTTGTTCACAAAAATCTGCTGCTGCCATAATTAAGGTACTTGCCTACTTTGCACATTTCAGATTTCTGCCACAGGGCTCCCACAGCGAAGTAATATAACCGAGCCAAAATAATGCCTTTTGTCTGGAACTAAAAGTTAGGATTTCTCAGGCTCTGCAGGTGTGACCCAGTAAGAAATgactgctgccctgggaagaGAGGCAAACCTGTGCTATGGCTACTTAGTTCTTGTTTCTCCCACTGTTAGTCCCCCACACTGCTGCTATTTCAGGGGTATCTCACGGGCTGCTGCTTTCACAGCCTGTTCCTGAAGCAGTGGCAGGGCTGTGGTTGCACATGCTCTGCCCTGAGGATCTCTGAGGAAAACATGTCACCCTGCCTGTAGTGCTGTAGAGATCCCAAAACCAAATGTTTTTTAGGAGGGGACCCGTGTGTTCTCCCCATCTTTGCAGTCTCCTGCCAACTTTGAGCTGAAGTAGTTCATGTTTCTTCAAGTTTTAACTGCCTGGTCAGTGTTTTTGAGTGAGCAGttccagagaagaaaaatccatGGAATGAGTTCTGTTGGAGCATGTTCTTGTGAATGTACTTGCAGCCATTTTAAAGGGATTTTGCTGGGATCATGAAGTTGATGTGTTTTGCTGATCAGTTGTATCAGGTGTCTGGAATAACCTTCTAAGATGGGCTAAAAAAGCAATCAAGTTGTCTGTCAACTGTGATCATGTTAAACAAGTAAGAGACTGTTTCTGTCCTAAAACACAGACTTTAACCTGCTGAGAAATATTCCCTCATAGTGCCAAGTAGTATTTTCTCACTGAACTGAAATTTAGCTCCTATTCCTTTGTATGCAGCTCTTTGTCCTTTCACTGGGGTGGGCTTCCTGTGTTTCGTACTGTCTGGTGTACTGGGTTTtgtcttttgggttttttatgcATTCATGGTGGCATctattttcatttctcatttgagagaaaaaaaccgTGTCTGTATGTGCTCTTGAATGTGTTGTTTCATTTCTGCCATAGGTGCACTTGTAAAAATTGTGGGATGCCAGGGATGAAACTCACTGACCAAAATCAGTTGTCAGGTGAAAATGTCAGAAAGAATAAGATATTTATCAGTAGCTGCCATTCACAAGGTCTGAAATCTGAATGTCTGTTCCCAGGTCCATGGCAGAGTCCCTTACCCAGCTGGAGAGCCTCACTCCTCTGGacagccctggctctgggcCCTGCAGGAGTGCAGGCCACCAGACAGGGGTGTGTGGCAGTTCTGCCAGTGCCTGAGTCTGAGCCATAAAATAAGTTTATCTCTGGTCTCAAGCTTcaggatagaaaaaaaataaaaaccaaggaTGAGGCTGGAGCATCCTGTTTGGGAAGATGACTGTGTGGGAGTAGCCCGTATCTGTTAAGACTTGGATTTTACAAATCTCCTTAGCAGCAACAATACCAATCCAAGAACACTGTTCTTAAGAAGGGCACTCATACAAGAGTTCTCTCATCAGGTGCCTTGTGAGTGCAGGTCTAATTGTGTGGCCCAGAGGGATCTGCTGACTCAAGGTATCTACTGAGGAGAACAGAACAGGAAAACATTCATTTCATGGAAAGGTTCCTCTGTAAGCAGGCAAGCAGTTATGGATATCTTAGCCTACCTGGGCCTAAGGGAATTGATCTTGTATCTCATTCAGAGAAATTTGAGTTTACTTCCTTATTCATGTAAGCAAAGCCCCTGGGAACAATGCCTACTACTGTGATGGACTTTCTTCAGGAAAGCTCTGCCATGGCtcacccaggagctggaggggcCAGTGCCAGGCCAGGGCTGACAGCAGAGCCTGGTGACTCAGTGCCAGCCCTGGAGACTGGTGCTGAGAGAGAAGGCTCTCTGCAGCCCAGTGCTTGATGCAAAGCACTGTAGTGATGGCCTCTGGCATCACTGGCATCATGAGGACAGTGCTGGCCCAGAGAGAAAACCAGATCCTGCCTCCCCTGCTCTGTATTTCTCAAGAGAGAGCAgtgagagggaggaaggaggaagatgTTACACAAGGGCTTGCTGAAATGAATTCCTGAGGTCTGACATGAATCATCCGAGAGCCTGATGAAGTCTGTGTTACCTCTCCTTGCTTCTCAGGACCTATACTTGCATTTTTCTTACAACATAATTCTTCCATCACATCAGAAAATAGAGGGCATCTCATTCTTTACCTGGATGTAATAAGACCTTACTCTGTCACTAATACAGGGTTCTTGACTTCCAGAAATGGATGTCATTTGTAATACAAGCAGATAGGCCAAACTGAGTCATCTTAcaattacaatttaaaaaaataaataaatagccaAAGCCTCTGGTTCAGAGAGGGAGCAGGCTAAGACAACTGCAGAGACACTGCTCTGGAGAAGGGCAGTCCAGCAGCCTCTCTAAACACTGTATGGATGTGAGGGAGCCTGGCTGGCTGCATGCAGTCAGCAGCTCAACAAGTTGAGTCATTGCCACACTTTCCCAAGTACAGTCATGTCAAGGTGTTACTGCTCAAACACCTTTTATTGACAGGAAGTCCTCATTTGGAATTAACACCAACAAATCAGTTCCAATTAATTCACATAAGCTTAACCATGGGAAAGGCTAACGGGGTGGCTGGGTTGTCTCTGATGTTTGGGGACATTACAGTTTGCCCCTGTTTATTGCCAGacagctgctttgggatttCCCTTTATTTGCTAATGAAaaagtcctttaaaaaaatctgacatGAGAAGTATCTGACTTGCACCTATCAGCTACTGAGATGTTACTGCTTGGCTTTGCTCTACATAATGTGTTACACCTTTCCTCTCTGTCACAGTCACAGCCCTGCAAATTCTTTGGCCACTCCTTCCCTGCTACCGCCTCCACCCCGTTCTGCAGTGACCAGAGCTGGGAAGCTCCTCAGACAGGGCAAGGTCCCAGCTGCACAAGCCCACAGGTACAGCTCTGCACAAGTGCCCCAGCCTAAAGCAGTGGTCACTTAATGCCACATATTCACAGAACCTGTTCCGTGCCCTTGTTCCTGCCCTGGCTAAGCAGTTTGTGCTCCAGGAGCAGTTAAATCACTGCAGTGTCActctgagctgctccagccacgGACACCTCTGAGGGACAAGATGCCAGAAGCCAGCCTGCTCCCAGGCAGCCCCGTGTGCCTCACTGCAGCGTGTGCTTGTGGGGCAAGgtgggctggcactgctgccctccCCTGTTCTTACTATTCCCCACTTTACTCTATAAAGAACCACGGTCTGGAGTTCTGCCTAAGgaacagctccctcagccttgaGACAGAAAACTCGGCAGATGATGACTGTGACAACTATTAAGGCCAAATGAATGCATTTGATCACTGCAAGGGAGTAACTGGAAGTTCACAAGTGGATGCCCATCCACACACCCAGCCAGGCTCTCTCAAGGCAAGGCCCCTCGCTGTTCCAGGTGCTGCAGCGAGGGACCGGCCTGGAGCCTGCGCTGCCCTCACACACCAAAGGCCAGGAGACACAAACCCCATCCACATGCAAGTCATCGGTTATGCATCAATCAGGATATCACTTTTATTAACTGGATTTTCCATTTCTGTCGCACACCATGAATGTTTGTACAATGAAAAAGCCAAACATTGCCAGAAGCAATAAGATCAGTTGATATTTCTGTACCCTCTTAACACACATGGATTCTTTCTTGGTGAGAAATTTTTATACTTCTGTTCATTAATTCTGCTTATTTAGACTGCTACTCTTAAAATTCTGTGTCAAGATTGTCACATCTTAAATACAGATTAAGTTGCTAGAGgtacattattttttatatatttttatatacacacatacagaaaaatacaagaCTAACTGTTTTTCCACAATATTTACTTTATACACTACTGTAACTATATGCAACTCTTAAAGACACGTTAAGGGGTACAAGAAACTTTTGACTTGCTCTAAATAGTTTGGTCCAATATTATCTTAATGTAGTGGTTATTTTCGCCCTTCCTTTTACATGACGACATAACACGACGTACACCACATGCACAATCATTCACCTATCAACAGAGGGGGAGAGGACAGCACTCAGACTAACACATCTGTACACATCTGTACACCCAGAGGTCCAACCAGCCACACACAACTATAAGGCTATAATACAACTATGCAGCATAAATGGTCAACACTGCTGTTCTAAAGTGAGCACCATATATACAGTCGTATATAAAAACATTGGAAACAAAATACACCTGGGGTTAGTTAAAAGGTGCCATTCCAAGGCTGTACATATCAGGAAAGAGTATTTACAATACTTGGAAAAAAGCTGCAACAAATAAAGTTTATTGCCAATGCCCTTTATAAACTTGTCTCCTACATGGATGTTATGCTCACTGTCTGTGAACCACACATCTCGTTTCTGGCCCTTGGTAAAATCCCTGCTCAAAAAATTCAAGCAATTATGTTCTATGGCTTCACCCACACATCTATGCTTGTAGCTTTTAACTAAACTGCAACTAGAGATTAAAACTTAAAGAAGCAGAACACTTCTCCTTTGCCTTGTTCCAGAAGCAGAGCCCCCAGCTCAGGTCACCAGGAAGGACACCCCATGCACTTCAGACTCTCTGAAGTCTTGCAGGAATCACAAGAGCTGTTGTGAGCTGTGGCCATGCTGACCCAGCCGTTCTTTGGCGCTCTGCTCGCTCCACAGCGGACACAAAACGCGCTGTGTTGACCATTCTGAAAGCATTACAAGATGCTCAAGCGTGTCAAACTCCTCTGGGACACCCAGGGTGCTGCTACATAGTACCCCCAGTTTCACTAGCATTGCTTAGAAGACCCAGTGcacagcatgaaaaaataaaacattcttGCCCTTCCCAAAACTAGGAATCtgcaatatattttattctagATAATAAAATTCCACAAAGTTAATTCATCTGGTCAAAAGTATCCTTTTGTACAGAAATACTCTAAATAAAGACCTTGCCATGGCAATGGGAAGCCTGACAGGAAGGCTCAGAGCTGTGAAAGAAACACTTTCCTACAGGCTATTTTAAATGGACTGTATGAACAGGTGTATTACTGAAGGAAAATAAGTGATGCACATGTGGGGAACCAGCAGTATTTTAAGTCCTAAAAAGAGTAATAATAACAAAACTGTAAATGACAATTTCAATGTGAATCCAATTACCTAAAGGTTTTCCACCTTATTGCCTTCTGGAATCTCAGGGAGGGGAGGCGAGAACAGCAGAGAGGGTTTACAAGGTAGAAACCTAAAATACTAAGTGTCATGATATACTACTAACAAAAGTAAttcatacaaatatttattttcagttagcATGTAAAAACTCAGAAGTAGACTTAATAATTTACCTTTGTTATATTAAAAAAGATTGTCTGCTTGTAATATTAACATATTTCTATGGGAGAAAGCTGCCTTACAAATCTacttgcctcttttttttttgttttttttttaaagaaaactgcctCTAGCATAACAAGATCTCTTCGGTTTGATTTTTGAGCCACAACTTCATCTATATCATAGCTTAAGACAAATAGGTGTGGGTTTAAAATCATATTTCAAGATCACTAATTTTCAGTGCATCTTTGCTTTGTACAAGCCTTGGAACATCTGAAAGctccctgaagagttttcagCATCAAAACATTATTGCTTTGGTTCTGTTTCAGACACATAGAAGTATGCCACATATCACATATTTTAGTTTTCACAGAAGGTCAGAACAAGAATTAACATTTCATAAGCAAACAAAAGCTTCTCTTTCTAGTTTAAGTGCAGAACATGAAACTTCTAAGTGCTTCATTTACATTAGGATCCagatctttattttaatttaatccaGATCTTCCATAGTAAaattataaatgtaaaaattacacaataaaatattctgttatgttgaaaaagaaaaacatatctGCTAGCAGCATGCAAAGACCATGCATTGTCATACCATCAagcaaacacaaaattaaaagtaTAATAAATAACTGCTCAAAGCCCACTTAAAAATCTTAAGACGACAAAAAGGGGTCTCTGACAAGGTGTTCACAGCTCTGACCAGGAAGAATGACTCTGTCAAGCAAATCGAGCTGTTCAAGTCAGGTCATTGTCAAATGACATGACAGCAACTGGTTTGACTGGAGGTACACAGCAGCCCCTCCTTTGGGTTCCGCTGAATATTCACAGATATTTTTTCACAGAGAGGTAGTTGTAGCACATTGTTTTTCAAGTTCCTGTTCTTTAGCCGTTCCAATTCGTTTGTTGTGTCTGACATTtggtcagaaaaaaattttaggCTGCCCAGTGATGAAGCCTGGTTTGCACTTCCGCTGGAGCTTATACACATTTTCCACGTTGATTTCTCCTGTACTTTTACACTGGAAAAGGACAGATTGTTTTGAGGATCAATAATGTATTTTGTGCTGCCGTGAATCTGTGAACCTAGACAAAGGCTCATTAGCTTCAGGCTTTCAATCAGTTCCCCTGCACTTCTGGATGACAGCTGCATTGAGTTTCCAGATCCAGCACACCTCCGAGTGGAACCCGAGGTGGTGTTGGTGCTCCCACCAGAGCTACCGGAGGGACTTCCCCCACCTTTGTTGTTATCGCCTGGACTCGTTTTGTCCACCCCTCCGCTTCCGTTGCTTGGTTTGCTTTGTCCACCaccatctccctggctgcccgGTGGCCCTTCGCTGCTATCCCGTCTGTGCCAGGAGTAAGTAAACCCGCTGTCCTTGTCCAGACGCCTCCTACTTTCTGAGTCGTCGTCGCTGGTTtcggagctgctgcagctggagccccgTCCCTGGCTTTTCCTCCGGTGGTAGCGTTTGTGCACGGTGCTGGGCGAGGCGATGTTCATCTTTAACCTGCTGAGCTTTGGGGGCAAGTTCTCATCCATGTCAAACTCATCATCTGACTCGCCCTCCTCGAAGATCTGGTTGAGGACTGGTGCGCTCTTTCTCGAAGTAAGACGATTTGTAACCGAAGGCTTCCGACGCAGAACAA belongs to Taeniopygia guttata chromosome 2, bTaeGut7.mat, whole genome shotgun sequence and includes:
- the SNRK gene encoding SNF-related serine/threonine-protein kinase isoform X2 gives rise to the protein MLVCGQPPFQEANDSETLTMIMDCKYTVPPHVSKECKDLITRMLQRDPKRRASLEEIENHAWLQGVDPSPATKYNIPLVSYKNLSEEEHNSIIQRMVLGDIADRDTIVEALETNKYNHITATYFLLAERILREKQEKEIQTRSASPSNIKAQFRQSWPTKIDVPQDLEDDLTATPLSHATVPQSSPARTAENVLNGHRSKALGDSTKKEEIPELSGPALSAVPSVSLKPTTSGRKCLFRVEEDEEEDEEDKKPISLSTQVVLRRKPSVTNRLTSRKSAPVLNQIFEEGESDDEFDMDENLPPKLSRLKMNIASPSTVHKRYHRRKSQGRGSSCSSSETSDDDSESRRRLDKDSGFTYSWHRRDSSEGPPGSQGDGGGQSKPSNGSGGVDKTSPGDNNKGGGSPSGSSGGSTNTTSGSTRRCAGSGNSMQLSSRSAGELIESLKLMSLCLGSQIHGSTKYIIDPQNNLSFSSVKVQEKSTWKMCISSSGSANQASSLGSLKFFSDQMSDTTNELERLKNRNLKNNVLQLPLCEKISVNIQRNPKEGLLCTSSQTSCCHVI